Within Triticum dicoccoides isolate Atlit2015 ecotype Zavitan chromosome 1B, WEW_v2.0, whole genome shotgun sequence, the genomic segment CTCTCCACCGCGCGctctcctccccttcccctccaaGGCGAACCAAGAAACGCCCGCCGACCTCGCCAGCCTTCGACCACCGCGATGTGGTCGTCGTGGAGCCGGCGGAAGCCAGCCGCCGGGCGGCTCACGCATTCCCCGTCGTTATCCCCGTCTGCCACGTCGCCGTCCAAAGAACACAGCGGCATCGGCTCCGTCCTTGATGACGCGGCGCCACCCGCCGCCGGCGCAGGCAAGATCGTCCTGCACCGCGTGCGGTCGTCGACCAAGCTGCGGACGTGCAAGTCGTTCGCGGCGGCcgaggaggcagcggcggcggcggtggcgggcgagCGGCGTGTCGTGCTCTACTTCACCTCCCTACGGGCCGTGCGGCCCACGTTCGAGGCCTGCCGCGACGTGCGCGCCATCCTGCGCGGCCTCCGTGTCGGCGTCGACGAGCGGGACGTGTCCATGGACGCGGCGTTCCTCACCGAGCTCCGCGCGCTGATGCGGCGGGACCAACCGCCGCTGCCGCAGCTATTCGTCGCCGGACGCCTCGTCGGAGACGCGGACGACGTGCGCGCGCTGCACGAGAGCGGGGAGCTCCGGCGCGTCGTGGCCGGGGCGCCGCAGCTTCCACCCACGCCGTGCGCGTCCTGCGGCGGCTCGCGGTTCGCCCCCTGCGCCGCGTGCGGCGGCAGCCATCGCTGGTTCAGCGAGAAGACTAGGGGGTTCCGTGTCTGCGCAGCGTGCAACGAGAACGGCCTCGTGCGGTGCACCGCATGCTCCCGCGGCTGAAGCTCGTCACATATCGGAGGCGACCATATCGCGCATGGAAATGGAAGTGCTGGCTATCTCAATTATCAAATGTGCCTGCCCCATTCGATTGAAATCCAAAGGATATGTTCCTCAAACCGTGTGATTTGTGTGAAGATCGATGTTTGGACGTGGTTCAAGCTTAGCTGATGTTCATGAATAGAAAGATCGATTAATTAAAAGGAGGGTAATTGCAGATTTCTCACCCTATTTTTCATGGAAATTGGGTGAAATCGTAGTTCAGGTAATAACCTGCGGAAAACCCCGAAAGaaatttgctactccctccgttcctagggAGTAGATATGATTACGCCCCGAATGTTATATTTTGTCTCTCTATCACACTTTAAGCAGTTTCAGATTCGGCATATTAGAAATTTGCTATATGTAATTACTCCACAAATCTAAAGCAGTGTTTGGTAGGCTGCATCACCCTAGAACAGGCGAGTGTGTGCAGGAAAAACGGATTTGATACCTTACACACAAAGATTTGGCTCGCAATGACACGGACCTTAAAGCAGCCGAAACTCTGGTTCGCTAGTACCACGGCCGTTTTTAGCCAGTCAGGCTGAGTCGAGTGCAAGGGGGCACGACGTTGCAGGGAGAAAGGGGCGCAGAGATGACGGGAGACCAAAATCTGACGACACGGGATGGCGCGGAATCTAGCATCNNNNNNNNNNNNNNNNNNNNNNNNNNNNNNNNNNNNNNNNNNNNNNNNNNNNNNNNNNNNNNNNNNNNNNNNNNNNNNNNNNNNNNNNNNNNNNNNNNNNNNNNNNNNNNNNNNNNNNNNNNNNNNNNNNNNNNNNNNNNNNNNNNNNNNNNNNNNNNNNNNNNNNNNNNNNNNNNNNNNNNNNNNNNNNNNNNNNNNNNNNNAACATTTACTCGCTCACCTGTAGCGCTAGAACAAACCCAGCCTCAGTTCATGGCACCGGCAACGGCAGCGACTCAGATCCGCAGAAGCGGCAGTGGCGGCTTCAATCTTTGGTAGGAGGACTTGGTTCTCCCCTTCGTCTTTGACTCTGTCTCATTCTCCTCATCTCCGCCATGGGCAGGTCGTCAACTTCAAAGGCGGTAAGCAGCATACAAACCTCCTTCTAATGTTAGGTCGTTTGGTACGGTTAGTGTCAATTTCACCATTGCTTACCGCGACATCGATGTCGCCATTAGGTCTATGGACGAACGAATGAAGTTGGTTGTTTAGACAACATCATTCATTGTTGTGATTTAGCCCTAGGTCATGTCAGTCCACAAGAGAGTTGTTCGTCGGAGTGATAAGTCTCTCATCCATTATGGTCCATTGTCAATCTAAGATAGGGAGAGTATGGCGAATCTAAACTacatctacaacaacaacgacgtagAGGTTGCAAACATGCTTCAAATGCAAAGAGCAACGTTTGCATGTTTGTGGAGACGTTCAGAAACAGGGGCTGCTACAAGATAGCATCCAGACCTCTGTGGAAGAGCAGGTAGCAATGTTCCTTCATGTTGTGGGCCATAACCAGAGATTCAAAGTGAGTAACAACTCGTTCAGAAGATCCATGAAGACCATTTCCAGGTATTTCAAGCAAGTCTTGTATGCTATTGTGGGGTTAAGGAGATCCAAGAAGGGGATCCGCAACATAGGTCACACACAACCAAACACCATGTTTTGCACGTTGACAACCATAATCCAGAAATGTTGCCAACCGAACAACATGCATGAAACTGCTTAGTGGTGCAATGTAGGCTACGAAACTATGTGTAGAGCAAGGTTTTTGGCCTATACCCACTCAGCCATGTCCAAATCAGCcacaaatacacacacacacacacacacacacacacctcaaaATCCATGCAGTCTACCAAACGCCTCCTAATACATTTTAAGACCATGACAAAGTGGCAGATGTTTGCACgcaatgcactagagcaaatggggGTACTCCCAAAGTATTATGATATCCTAGTCACATGGCATGTACTACCAGTACTAAGAAACTTGGGACTCTGGTTTCCACTATTATTGTTAGAGGGAGACGTCCAACAAAACAAGGACTAGGTGCATGCTCGTCTCAAGCCCATTAGTGAAATGTTAAGCATGCGACCTTGTACATGTTATTCATATTTCATGGCCCCTATAGTGGAGACTCGGTAGTGGCAATCGTGTGAGGATGGTGGCTGGGTGGGGGAGGGGCGATTCATCTGGCCAAGCACATCTAGTAGCCATGTGATTAGGGGTTGAAAGTGAAATCCTTATCCCTGGTGGATTTTGGTGATCAATGAAATCATAGCTCAAGGAACTAACGAACATTCAAGTCTATTTCAAATCACATTTCAAAAGATGCAACTCGAGTGATGGTTGATGAccccgatacgtccattttgcatcatgtttacctactattatttatgttgttttattgcataataatgcttttggagtaattctaatgccttttctctcataatatgcaaggtacacacaaagggggagaattccggcagctggaaattggACCTGAAAAAAGCcacatcaggctacctattctgcacaactccaaatgagctgaaacttcacgaggatattctatggaataaatgaggatttttagagcaaataagtaccagagggggcccaccaggtggacacaacccacctgggcgcgccagggagcccaggcgctccctggtgggttgtgctcacctcggcccacctctggtgccccttttctggtacataagtcattttgacctagaaaaaatagaggaaaggactttcaggacgaagcgtcaccgtctc encodes:
- the LOC119350451 gene encoding uncharacterized protein At3g28850-like encodes the protein MWSSWSRRKPAAGRLTHSPSLSPSATSPSKEHSGIGSVLDDAAPPAAGAGKIVLHRVRSSTKLRTCKSFAAAEEAAAAAVAGERRVVLYFTSLRAVRPTFEACRDVRAILRGLRVGVDERDVSMDAAFLTELRALMRRDQPPLPQLFVAGRLVGDADDVRALHESGELRRVVAGAPQLPPTPCASCGGSRFAPCAACGGSHRWFSEKTRGFRVCAACNENGLVRCTACSRG